In a single window of the Anaerocolumna cellulosilytica genome:
- a CDS encoding non-ribosomal peptide synthetase produces the protein MHTKEYFKLGISGVFQMAVEKYKNQPAVTGLSGTMTYKELDDMSSRLASRLLRLDGWSEDIVTAVDVSKDNGAIILLLAIYKAHGIFLPIPRSCPQKRLVSMTEQGEAKILITDSAERAESIVQYIQTVYLQDIMKDLSKEEPYKSALEDKRGEALAYIIFTSGSTGKPKGIMVSQQSVVHIAYTCYSRFFGLSEEAEFEQLQGLTKEYLKMGVLSDFSFDPSVVQIYMALFFGHCIVLITEEIKRSQWELSNYWRKYQVDVCEITPTHLKHILQYFNKRDEELYLPQIIISVGEPLPLKLLKDVFGLGKIGVKKVINAYGPTEVCVYSHARVYSYEEVDYINEISIGRPLKGYEVYLLNHKKEDVKEGEVGEIYIHSPYLSLGYINNEDMTKKTFLKVHNSDHRMYKTNDLGIIKKDGEYLCLGRSDDQIKIRGHRIELGEIENVLKEYGDFSDIRVLAKEDDNQQKHIIAFYLGEGKDEKELKGTFKNYLPEYMIPNRFIRLNHIPINANGKINRQELLQMIEVNSSLPLIRTKQSLVEICREIIKCNTLTGTDNFFDNGATSLEVFILNTRVFHEWGVVLENKDIYQSETIWQIQKLIEDKLLISKENYGETSENLADSEMVKATEFQCKIIRSENRVYKNRKLEDSNKTSEMPPYNVVYKITHSQYIDNEKLENAIDKMIKRHRILRSSFLVKDGVVYIRAEKEGKIDFSYLMVENINKLDLSAYTHEFRFNSLPLFQIVLFEDRQREQEIVLNLHHGIFDYLSLSVFINELFRLYYQIPMKLPDSDFFEYRKQYIQADKTRLNEFWKQYMRNRPLSVGFQGNGENQRLKVKKQEKFKCLQRNYDVTVMNTMKELCIREKISMFTLTSVILAQILSDWENQQEFCIGTILHGRMSNVPGVSSMIGLFAELMPLRYIIYTNESLRTKLQRHQKYLEDVLEHQGLGMNELYMLQDYEERFKGDYFKLIINYHTDFSCNLPNGMGFVIAEEIGQYPEEVPLYIQIREYKDGINFHLIYAASIYKKEDIERIMNDYSNCLTNWIEILQTEPQDRKTV, from the coding sequence ATGCATACAAAAGAATATTTTAAGCTTGGAATTTCAGGTGTTTTTCAAATGGCTGTCGAGAAGTATAAAAATCAACCGGCTGTAACGGGTCTGTCAGGCACTATGACCTATAAGGAATTAGATGATATGTCTTCACGTTTAGCATCTCGATTGCTGCGTCTTGATGGTTGGTCGGAAGATATTGTAACTGCGGTAGACGTTTCCAAAGATAACGGCGCAATTATATTACTTTTAGCTATTTATAAAGCACACGGAATCTTTCTTCCAATTCCACGGTCTTGCCCGCAAAAGCGTTTGGTAAGTATGACTGAGCAGGGAGAAGCAAAAATTCTAATAACAGATTCAGCAGAAAGAGCAGAAAGTATAGTACAGTATATTCAAACAGTATATTTACAGGACATAATGAAAGATTTGTCAAAGGAGGAGCCCTATAAATCTGCGTTAGAAGATAAAAGAGGAGAGGCTTTGGCATACATTATTTTTACTTCTGGATCTACCGGAAAACCAAAAGGTATTATGGTATCTCAACAAAGCGTAGTTCATATTGCCTATACCTGTTATAGTAGATTCTTTGGACTTTCAGAGGAAGCTGAATTTGAACAACTGCAGGGACTTACGAAGGAATACCTAAAAATGGGTGTCCTTTCAGATTTTAGCTTTGATCCAAGTGTAGTTCAAATTTATATGGCACTATTTTTCGGACACTGTATTGTACTGATTACTGAAGAAATAAAGCGATCCCAATGGGAATTATCAAATTACTGGAGGAAATATCAGGTAGATGTATGTGAAATTACACCAACCCATTTGAAGCATATACTACAGTATTTTAATAAAAGAGATGAGGAATTGTATCTTCCACAAATCATTATTTCGGTTGGAGAACCTTTACCTTTAAAATTATTGAAAGATGTTTTTGGACTTGGAAAAATAGGTGTAAAAAAGGTAATCAATGCCTACGGACCAACTGAGGTGTGTGTATATTCTCATGCAAGAGTGTATTCGTACGAAGAAGTAGATTACATTAATGAGATATCAATTGGCAGACCATTAAAGGGTTATGAGGTTTACCTATTAAACCATAAAAAAGAAGATGTTAAAGAAGGGGAAGTGGGTGAAATTTATATCCACAGTCCGTATCTGTCGCTTGGATATATAAATAATGAAGATATGACAAAAAAAACTTTTCTAAAAGTCCACAATTCTGACCATCGGATGTATAAAACCAATGACCTGGGTATTATTAAAAAAGATGGTGAATATTTATGTTTGGGGCGTTCTGATGATCAGATTAAGATTCGAGGACATAGAATCGAACTGGGAGAAATAGAAAATGTCCTAAAGGAATATGGTGATTTTTCAGATATACGTGTACTTGCAAAGGAAGATGATAATCAACAAAAACACATCATTGCTTTTTACTTGGGAGAGGGTAAGGATGAAAAGGAGCTTAAAGGTACTTTTAAGAATTACTTGCCGGAATATATGATACCAAATCGGTTTATTCGTCTAAATCATATTCCTATTAATGCAAATGGTAAGATTAATAGGCAGGAATTACTTCAGATGATTGAAGTAAACAGCAGTTTGCCTCTTATCCGTACAAAGCAAAGCCTGGTAGAAATATGCCGGGAAATTATTAAATGTAATACCTTAACTGGGACAGATAACTTTTTTGACAATGGTGCGACTTCTTTAGAAGTATTTATACTGAATACAAGAGTGTTTCATGAGTGGGGAGTTGTACTTGAAAATAAAGATATTTATCAGAGTGAGACAATATGGCAGATACAAAAATTAATTGAAGACAAGCTTTTAATCTCTAAGGAGAACTATGGGGAAACGTCTGAGAATTTAGCAGATTCAGAGATGGTTAAGGCAACGGAATTCCAATGTAAAATAATTAGAAGTGAAAACAGAGTTTACAAGAACAGAAAATTGGAAGACAGCAATAAAACTTCGGAAATGCCACCTTACAATGTCGTATACAAAATCACACATTCACAATATATAGACAATGAAAAGTTAGAGAATGCCATAGACAAGATGATAAAAAGGCATCGTATTCTACGCAGCAGTTTTTTGGTTAAGGATGGGGTAGTTTACATCAGGGCCGAAAAAGAAGGAAAAATTGATTTTTCTTATCTTATGGTAGAAAATATAAATAAGCTGGATTTGTCTGCATATACACATGAATTTCGTTTCAATTCTTTACCTTTGTTTCAAATTGTTTTATTTGAGGATAGGCAGCGAGAACAGGAAATAGTATTAAATCTTCATCACGGAATCTTTGACTACCTTTCTTTATCTGTATTCATAAATGAATTGTTTCGATTGTATTATCAAATTCCAATGAAACTGCCAGATAGCGATTTTTTCGAATATAGAAAACAATATATACAGGCTGATAAGACAAGACTGAATGAGTTTTGGAAACAGTATATGCGTAACAGACCGCTGAGTGTAGGATTTCAAGGGAACGGTGAAAATCAAAGATTGAAAGTGAAAAAGCAAGAAAAATTCAAATGTCTGCAACGAAACTATGACGTGACCGTCATGAATACTATGAAGGAATTATGTATTCGAGAAAAAATTAGTATGTTTACCCTAACTTCTGTGATTTTGGCACAAATATTAAGTGACTGGGAAAATCAACAAGAGTTTTGCATTGGTACTATACTTCATGGGAGAATGAGTAATGTTCCTGGAGTTAGTAGTATGATTGGGTTATTTGCTGAATTAATGCCATTGCGTTATATAATATACACAAATGAAAGCTTGAGAACCAAACTACAAAGGCATCAGAAATATTTGGAAGATGTATTGGAGCATCAAGGGCTGGGGATGAATGAATTATATATGCTCCAGGATTATGAAGAACGTTTTAAAGGGGATTACTTTAAACTGATAATTAATTATCATACGGATTTTTCGTGTAACCTTCCTAATGGAATGGGCTTTGTAATAGCAGAAGAGATAGGACAGTATCCAGAGGAAGTACCATTATATATTCAGATTAGAGAATACAAGGATGGTATTAATTTTCACTTAATATATGCTGCATCTATTTATAAAAAAGAAGATATCGAGCGTATTATGAATGACTACTCTAACTGTTTAACAAACTGGATAGAAATACTTCAAACAGAGCCACAGGATAGAAAAACCGTATGA
- a CDS encoding 4'-phosphopantetheinyl transferase family protein, whose protein sequence is MMNTLKNGSIYLMNIETISEREWEFYYSKINLLPIVCQKKIKNIKYPQKQKLSLMGWLMHKFLLSERCKDVKESELVFNKEGKPFHKNSKWQFNISHSYPWVCLGISCSSIGIDIESKFVSEPEKVLEIFSADERNWIQVKSNNSTEKMKYYIQCLWSAKEAWLKYLGTGFSTQNTELPFALEEGELIHHYIKKDETKVYLHQTPVKRGSVLSVCLEFQEYTIEYLTGNQVKSYIEKEQLLC, encoded by the coding sequence ATGATGAACACACTTAAAAATGGATCTATCTATTTGATGAATATTGAAACTATTAGTGAAAGAGAATGGGAATTCTATTATTCTAAGATAAATCTCCTTCCCATAGTATGTCAGAAGAAAATAAAAAATATCAAATACCCGCAAAAACAAAAGCTTAGTTTAATGGGATGGCTTATGCATAAATTTTTACTGTCAGAAAGATGTAAAGATGTAAAGGAGTCGGAGTTAGTATTTAATAAAGAAGGGAAACCATTTCATAAAAACTCAAAGTGGCAATTTAATATTAGTCACAGCTATCCATGGGTATGCTTGGGAATATCCTGTTCCAGTATAGGAATTGATATAGAGTCTAAATTTGTTTCAGAACCAGAGAAAGTTTTAGAGATATTTTCAGCTGATGAAAGAAATTGGATTCAAGTAAAAAGTAATAACAGTACTGAAAAAATGAAGTATTATATACAGTGTTTGTGGAGTGCAAAAGAAGCCTGGCTGAAATATTTAGGAACTGGTTTTTCAACTCAAAATACAGAGCTACCATTTGCCCTTGAGGAAGGGGAATTGATTCATCATTACATAAAAAAAGATGAGACAAAGGTATATTTGCACCAGACACCTGTTAAGAGGGGTTCTGTTTTAAGTGTTTGTCTTGAGTTCCAAGAGTATACGATTGAGTATCTAACGGGTAATCAAGTAAAGAGTTATATTGAAAAGGAGCAGTTACTGTGTTAA
- a CDS encoding acyl-CoA thioesterase encodes MLIPTYVTEHTVKFSECNYYGMASNYTYMCWFEDARLLISEVAGIQGFFYKEHRSNKEADETINKTKEYFTMPVLQNRLYNFRELAFGTKILVHTWLEEPTSAYTTFNHCITSKDRTIKYAACEAQIGLMGEKSGLMLDMPKEMYRLIADFIQTIRDTKNPSLLEVTNEEWF; translated from the coding sequence GTGTTAATTCCTACATATGTTACAGAACATACCGTCAAATTTTCAGAATGTAATTATTATGGTATGGCATCTAATTACACTTATATGTGCTGGTTCGAAGATGCGCGATTATTAATAAGTGAGGTAGCAGGCATACAAGGTTTCTTTTATAAAGAACATCGTAGTAATAAAGAGGCAGATGAAACCATTAATAAGACAAAAGAGTATTTTACAATGCCTGTGTTACAAAATAGATTATATAATTTTAGAGAGTTGGCTTTTGGAACAAAAATTCTAGTTCACACTTGGTTAGAGGAACCAACGAGCGCCTATACTACTTTTAATCATTGTATCACTTCAAAGGATAGAACTATTAAATACGCTGCATGTGAAGCACAAATAGGATTGATGGGAGAAAAAAGCGGACTGATGTTGGATATGCCAAAAGAAATGTACCGACTTATAGCTGATTTTATTCAAACTATTAGAGATACAAAGAATCCATCTCTTCTGGAGGTAACCAATGAAGAATGGTTTTAA
- a CDS encoding acyl-CoA thioesterase: MKNGFNEHYKYEVGFGDCDAYQIAHNARYVQWFEQGIYKHFMADADNLLKEKRLIITEVRYRYLHAVKYGDKINILTEIEKDKDDEKLYKFYQRIIKEEPKKIVSICKGAVRLEEKTT; encoded by the coding sequence ATGAAGAATGGTTTTAATGAACACTACAAGTACGAGGTAGGTTTTGGTGATTGTGATGCTTATCAGATAGCGCATAATGCTAGATATGTACAATGGTTTGAGCAGGGTATATACAAACATTTTATGGCTGATGCGGATAATCTTTTAAAAGAAAAAAGACTGATAATTACGGAGGTTAGGTATCGATATTTACATGCTGTTAAATATGGAGATAAAATAAATATCCTTACAGAAATAGAGAAAGATAAGGACGATGAAAAATTATATAAGTTTTATCAAAGAATAATAAAGGAAGAACCAAAAAAGATAGTAAGCATATGCAAAGGGGCTGTCAGGTTAGAAGAAAAAACAACCTAG
- a CDS encoding flavodoxin family protein, producing the protein MHILLLNSSIKKKKSRSLTIAHSFIEGLKVNEEIKEQIEVEEVCLYEKNIKECLCCYYCWREDSEGNCIQKDDMSELLMKYISYDIVIWSFPLLFYGFPAVMKKFIERSLPLYTSHKYVEGNEYIQARRYTKLVDRRELFISTCGLPVRNNNYEPVDEMLRLMFHDKAERIYCTQGTLFEEKRFDKIVNRYLLAVKEAGRYYSLEDGILPKYKDRLSQPFLPEELYADAANHNKTWLNRQNVNSLN; encoded by the coding sequence ATGCATATTTTATTACTAAACTCCAGTATAAAAAAGAAAAAAAGCAGAAGCCTTACCATTGCACATTCCTTCATCGAAGGGCTTAAAGTAAATGAAGAGATTAAGGAACAAATTGAGGTTGAAGAAGTCTGTCTTTATGAAAAAAATATTAAGGAATGCCTTTGTTGCTATTACTGCTGGAGAGAGGATTCGGAAGGAAATTGTATACAAAAAGACGACATGAGTGAATTACTAATGAAATATATAAGTTATGACATTGTAATATGGAGTTTCCCACTTCTCTTTTATGGTTTTCCGGCAGTAATGAAGAAATTTATTGAACGTTCTTTGCCCCTCTATACATCTCATAAATACGTAGAGGGTAATGAATATATTCAGGCACGTCGCTATACTAAGCTAGTAGATAGAAGGGAACTATTTATATCTACATGTGGTTTACCTGTTCGCAATAATAATTATGAACCTGTTGATGAAATGCTTCGTCTAATGTTCCATGATAAGGCAGAACGGATATATTGTACACAAGGCACTTTATTTGAAGAGAAAAGATTTGATAAAATTGTAAATCGATATTTACTTGCGGTAAAAGAAGCCGGAAGATATTACTCTTTGGAAGATGGAATACTTCCAAAATATAAAGATAGGCTATCACAACCCTTTTTACCAGAAGAGTTATATGCAGATGCAGCTAATCATAATAAAACATGGCTGAATCGGCAAAATGTAAATAGTCTTAATTAG
- a CDS encoding VOC family protein yields MDKKRLISKIGHVYIPTSNLNEAIKWYTSHLDFKLINTFIDRGNSHVAVLHSTAKHAVAVLLVESTDTKRLEITREGQAFPVLALYCPDIEYTHSYLKSKHVQVEDIQVLGENEAKYFYFRDCDNNLLEGAWSVWDPEEEY; encoded by the coding sequence ATGGATAAAAAACGACTCATTTCTAAGATTGGACATGTCTATATACCCACTTCCAATCTCAATGAAGCAATTAAATGGTACACCTCCCACCTAGATTTTAAATTAATCAATACCTTTATTGATAGAGGTAATTCCCACGTTGCTGTACTTCACTCCACAGCGAAACATGCCGTTGCCGTTTTGTTGGTAGAAAGTACCGATACCAAACGGTTAGAAATTACCAGAGAAGGACAAGCATTTCCTGTTCTTGCCCTTTACTGCCCCGATATAGAATATACCCATTCTTATTTAAAGAGTAAGCATGTGCAAGTAGAGGACATTCAGGTACTTGGAGAAAATGAAGCGAAATATTTTTATTTCAGGGATTGTGACAACAATTTACTAGAGGGTGCCTGGTCTGTCTGGGACCCTGAAGAAGAATATTAA
- the lepB gene encoding signal peptidase I, translating to MKYKILLKTALNWVGMAAFVFILSMFLQSEVFASPTVDQSSMENTLYPKQRMIVDKLSYNFTEPDRGDIVIFLRNGEKGSIVDEMLRNMELFTNRFVKNEEIEIKHEMLVKRAIGVAGDVVDIKDGLVYINGEALDEPYAKGVTFPGKVSMPITVGEDQLFVLGDNREVSIDSRDFGLVDYDQLEGKAVFRIAPLNKIGILK from the coding sequence ATGAAGTATAAAATCCTATTAAAAACTGCATTAAACTGGGTTGGAATGGCGGCCTTTGTTTTCATCTTATCCATGTTTTTGCAAAGTGAGGTATTTGCAAGTCCTACAGTAGACCAAAGCTCGATGGAGAACACTTTATATCCCAAGCAGCGTATGATTGTAGACAAGTTAAGTTATAACTTTACAGAGCCAGACAGAGGTGATATTGTCATATTCCTACGGAATGGTGAAAAGGGCAGTATAGTAGATGAAATGCTTCGTAACATGGAGTTATTTACCAATCGGTTTGTAAAAAATGAAGAAATTGAAATCAAACATGAAATGCTAGTAAAGAGAGCTATAGGTGTAGCAGGAGATGTGGTGGACATTAAAGACGGTTTAGTATATATCAACGGTGAAGCACTGGATGAACCTTATGCAAAAGGGGTAACCTTTCCGGGTAAGGTTTCAATGCCGATTACGGTAGGAGAAGACCAGCTGTTTGTCTTAGGGGATAATAGAGAAGTAAGTATAGACAGCAGAGATTTTGGATTGGTAGATTATGACCAGTTGGAAGGAAAAGCTGTTTTTCGAATTGCTCCTCTTAATAAGATAGGAATACTAAAGTAA
- a CDS encoding helix-turn-helix domain-containing protein encodes MVRNSYAFNLTQFGFLVKEKNDSTVLYEVKSDKGYGQIHVCSLFPGIEIYYSNFNTTYDFSGKFVLNNFIEISYIYEGVYEFELRDNRCIYAGEGEIIALRNIFESVSSRFPQKLFKGFSIMIDMHTVNTTLCQYFNNFLIDMNHIADKLCKESNIYIMKGSSGIKEILDKIYLSDPMQQAAYIRIKVLELLHILDNQNLDSMRYKCNYYEKDTVLKVKHVKEHLTAELSEHITIEQLAKEHYITLTMLKNCFKDIYGLPPYEYLKKIRMNQAAAFIKTGKYSIGEIASMTGYQNASKFSGAFKDVMGVTPRDYKKSYRTES; translated from the coding sequence ATGGTAAGGAATTCATATGCATTTAATCTTACGCAGTTTGGTTTTTTGGTGAAGGAAAAGAATGACAGTACGGTTCTTTATGAAGTAAAATCTGATAAAGGTTATGGACAGATACATGTATGCAGCCTGTTTCCCGGTATTGAGATTTATTATAGTAATTTTAATACTACCTATGACTTTTCAGGAAAGTTTGTTTTAAATAACTTTATAGAAATAAGCTATATTTATGAAGGAGTATACGAATTTGAACTGCGGGATAACCGGTGCATTTATGCGGGAGAGGGTGAAATAATAGCCCTTCGTAATATCTTTGAATCTGTAAGTTCACGCTTTCCCCAAAAACTATTTAAAGGTTTTAGTATTATGATTGATATGCACACGGTAAATACAACATTATGTCAGTATTTCAATAACTTTTTGATAGACATGAACCACATAGCTGATAAACTATGCAAAGAAAGTAATATATATATAATGAAAGGCAGCAGCGGTATAAAAGAGATACTGGACAAGATTTATCTGTCTGACCCTATGCAGCAGGCCGCTTATATCCGGATTAAAGTATTGGAGCTGCTGCATATTCTGGATAACCAGAATCTGGATTCAATGAGGTATAAATGTAATTATTATGAAAAAGATACAGTCTTAAAAGTAAAACATGTTAAGGAGCATTTAACAGCAGAATTATCGGAACATATAACCATAGAGCAGCTGGCAAAAGAGCATTACATAACCTTAACTATGTTAAAAAATTGTTTTAAGGATATCTATGGTCTTCCGCCTTATGAATATCTCAAAAAAATTAGAATGAACCAAGCAGCGGCATTCATTAAAACAGGAAAATATTCAATTGGCGAAATAGCAAGTATGACCGGATATCAGAATGCAAGTAAGTTTTCTGGTGCCTTTAAGGATGTAATGGGGGTCACACCCAGAGATTACAAGAAAAGTTACAGAACGGAATCTTAA